GTGGACGGCGTGACGGGCGGGGTGAAAGAACTGATCAAAGAGGAGAGCAAGACTTTCATCGACTACAGCGGCAAGAAGTACCGCCACGACGTAGGGGACGGCAAGGAGATTATATGGGCCTCAGAGCGTGACGGCTGGAACCACCTCTACCTGTATGACGGGGAGACGGGGAAGGTAAAGAACCAGATAACCAAAGGCGATTGGGTCGTGCGCGGGGTGATGTACGTAGATGAGGCGGCGCGGCGCATTGTGTTTGCGGGCAGCGGCCGGGAGCAGGGGCAGGACCCATATCTGATCCAGTACTACAAAATAAACTTCGACGGCAGTGGCCTGACTCCGCTCACCACCGAAAACGGGAACCACGCAGCCACTTTCTCCCCCGATCACGAGTACTTTGTAGACGCCTATTCCAGGGTAGACGAACCACAGGTGGCGGTGCTGCGGCGAGCCTCGGACGGGAAGGCGGTGATGGAGGTAGAGCGTGCAGACGCCACGGCCTTGTTCAAGGCGGGCTGGAAAGTCCCGGAGGTGTTCACCGCCAAGGCAAGAGACGGCCAGACCGATATATGGGGCATCATCATCCGGCCCAGCAACTTCGACCCGGCCAAGAAGTACCCCATCATCGAATACATATACGCTGGCCCCCACAGCTCTTTCGTGCCTAAATCATTCAGCTCCGACTTCCGCTACCGGTTTTTGCATGAACTGGCGGAACTGGGCTTCATTGTGGTGCAACTGGATGGCATGGGCACCTCCAACCGCTCAAAGGCATTTCACGATGTGTGCTGGCAGAACCTGAAGGACGCGGGATTCCCGGACAGGATTAAGTGGATTAAAGCTGCCGCCCAGAAATATCCCTATATGGACACAGCGCGTGTGGGCATCTTCGGCAACTCCGCCGGAGGGCAGAGCTCGGCGGGCGCGCTGCTGTTTCACCCGGAGTTTTACAAGGTGGCCGTCTCTTCCTCAGGCTGCCACGACAACCGCATGGACAAGATCTGGTGGAACGAGCAGTGGATGGGCAAGGTCGGCCCGCACTACGCGGCGTCCTCCAACGTGGAGAACGCGCACAAGCTGCAGGGCAAACTGCTGCTGATTCTGGGAGAGATGGACGACAACGTGGACCCGGCTTCCTCGCTGCAGCTGGTCAACGCCCTGATCAAGGCCAACAAGAACTTTGATTTCCTGATGGTGCCGGGCATGGGCCACTCGCTGGGCGGCGACTACGGCGAGCACAAAAGGCGCGACTTCTTTGTGCGGCACCTGCTGGGGGTGGAGCCGCCGGAGTGGGAAGGGCAGCAGGCCACCACGCCAAAATCATAGCGAAAGCCTTACCGGGTGCTGGACCTGCCCGGCCGGAAACAAAGCAGTGAGGTTAGTTATATAGAACGTAGGTTACACCAGCGGCTGCGGGGCAGCGTACTTTTCCCGATGCAGCTTCACGTACTCGGACGGGGTATAGGAGGTGATGTTTTTAAACTGGCGGTTGAAGTAGGAGATATTGTCGAAGCCGCAGTCGAAGGCTGTTTCGCGGACATTCCACCTGTCTTCGATGAGCAAGCGGCAGGCATGGCCAATACGGATCTCGTTCAGGAAGCTGGAGAAAGTTTTGCGGGTATGCTGCTTAAAGTAGCGGCAGAAAGCGTTGACGCTCATGTTGGCGATACTGGCTGCCTCCTGCAGTTTCACTTCCTC
This window of the Pontibacter russatus genome carries:
- a CDS encoding S9 family peptidase, whose product is MAIPHIYTNTATSPSAPRPIRARVLLLAVLFVCQIAALRAQGTREDYQRAEAMKEVMDGKMYHAPAGFHWLDGEEKFWYVKQTPKGSEFMLVDAQKRSKKAAFDQERLAKALSAATGQEVAPCKLPFSRITFSDKGRELGFEHGGKVWSMSLRNYKLQEKGPAEQRENGYWGGGRDELANKPVPSPDSQWVAFIKNYNLYIRPAGDDNKKEEHQLSFDGSEGEYYSSYISWSPDSKKLATNKVRPGQEHVIYLLESSPEDQLQPKLHTRNYLKPGDALPQKSPQLFLVDKKQQVRVDPAPFHPSEQYSLSNPSWRNDGRAFTLEYNERGHQAYKVLEVDGVTGGVKELIKEESKTFIDYSGKKYRHDVGDGKEIIWASERDGWNHLYLYDGETGKVKNQITKGDWVVRGVMYVDEAARRIVFAGSGREQGQDPYLIQYYKINFDGSGLTPLTTENGNHAATFSPDHEYFVDAYSRVDEPQVAVLRRASDGKAVMEVERADATALFKAGWKVPEVFTAKARDGQTDIWGIIIRPSNFDPAKKYPIIEYIYAGPHSSFVPKSFSSDFRYRFLHELAELGFIVVQLDGMGTSNRSKAFHDVCWQNLKDAGFPDRIKWIKAAAQKYPYMDTARVGIFGNSAGGQSSAGALLFHPEFYKVAVSSSGCHDNRMDKIWWNEQWMGKVGPHYAASSNVENAHKLQGKLLLILGEMDDNVDPASSLQLVNALIKANKNFDFLMVPGMGHSLGGDYGEHKRRDFFVRHLLGVEPPEWEGQQATTPKS